The Acidimicrobiales bacterium genome includes a window with the following:
- the purQ gene encoding phosphoribosylformylglycinamidine synthase I: MSAPPVAVLHAPGTNRDGEAVRALVAAGAEARVVLLGEPLASYAAVCVPGGFSFGDSLGAGARFAFEVGDVLRAVAARGAPILGICNGFQVLVRTGLLGGAPGDADADADSDAGADTHHPLSRTVTLTHNQSGRFECRWVNLVVDPDSRAELVGAGVSRFSCPVAHGEGRLAVRDIAVAGALAAGGRVLVRYGDATGAPAGGAYPANPNGSVDDIAGLCDATGHIWGLMPHPEDNIAAVHHHDRPGAPGAGGGLAFFEAFVDRAR, encoded by the coding sequence GTGAGCGCTCCACCGGTCGCCGTGCTCCACGCCCCCGGAACCAACCGGGACGGTGAGGCGGTCCGTGCTCTCGTCGCCGCCGGGGCCGAGGCGCGGGTGGTGTTACTGGGTGAGCCGCTGGCGTCGTATGCCGCGGTGTGCGTGCCCGGCGGGTTCTCCTTCGGTGACAGCCTCGGCGCTGGTGCACGTTTCGCCTTCGAGGTCGGCGACGTCCTGCGGGCCGTCGCGGCCCGGGGTGCGCCGATCCTCGGGATCTGCAACGGTTTCCAGGTGCTCGTTCGTACCGGACTCCTCGGCGGTGCCCCCGGCGATGCCGATGCGGACGCCGACAGCGACGCCGGAGCCGACACCCACCACCCACTGAGCCGCACGGTGACTCTCACCCACAACCAGTCGGGTCGTTTCGAGTGCCGCTGGGTGAACCTCGTCGTGGACCCGGACTCGCGCGCCGAGTTGGTCGGGGCCGGTGTCTCTCGGTTCTCGTGCCCGGTCGCGCACGGCGAGGGCCGACTCGCTGTGCGCGACATCGCCGTGGCGGGGGCTCTGGCCGCCGGTGGTCGGGTGCTCGTGCGCTACGGCGACGCGACGGGCGCACCAGCCGGCGGGGCCTATCCCGCCAACCCGAACGGGTCGGTCGACGACATCGCCGGGCTGTGCGACGCCACCGGTCACATCTGGGGCCTCATGCCCCACCCCGAGGACAACATCGCCGCCGTGCACCACCACGACCGACCCGGTGCGCCGGGCGCAGGTGGCGGCCTGGCCTTCTTCGAGGCGTTCGTCGACCGTGCTCGCTGA
- the purE gene encoding 5-(carboxyamino)imidazole ribonucleotide mutase has translation MSDATTVGVVMGSTSDWPTMRRCAEVLAELGVAYEARVVSAHRTPDLLSEYGRTAAARGLAVIVAGAGGAAHLPGMLASHTTVPVVGVPIRSRVLAGVDSLLSIVQMPAGVPVATMSIGDAGATNAGLFAAAIVARDVPEVAAALAARRAEMEAGVLAAELEDLP, from the coding sequence ATGAGTGATGCGACGACGGTCGGTGTCGTCATGGGGTCCACATCGGACTGGCCGACGATGCGGCGCTGCGCAGAGGTGCTCGCCGAACTCGGTGTCGCCTACGAGGCGAGGGTCGTGTCGGCGCACCGGACGCCGGACCTGTTGAGCGAGTACGGACGCACCGCCGCCGCCCGAGGTCTCGCCGTGATCGTCGCAGGAGCCGGCGGGGCTGCGCACCTGCCGGGCATGCTCGCGAGCCACACCACGGTCCCCGTCGTCGGGGTGCCGATCCGGTCCCGCGTGCTCGCAGGTGTCGATTCGCTGCTGTCGATCGTGCAGATGCCGGCGGGTGTGCCCGTTGCGACCATGTCGATCGGTGACGCCGGAGCGACCAACGCCGGGCTCTTCGCCGCTGCGATCGTGGCCCGCGACGTCCCGGAGGTCGCCGCGGCGCTCGCCGCCCGACGCGCCGAGATGGAGGCTGGTGTCCTCGCCGCGGAGCTGGAGGATCTGCCCTGA
- a CDS encoding phosphoribosylaminoimidazolesuccinocarboxamide synthase, with protein MLAEIDATGLPLVRRGKVRDVFAAGDDRLVLVATDRLSAFDTVLGCVPGKGRVLTAVSAWWFEQLRPVVAHHLIDVPHPAVSVVHRCETLPVEVVVRGYLTGVTSTSMWTRYEKGQRVIDGIRLPDGLERNSRLPRPFVTPTTKAPDGAHDEPLSVAEVAERGLVAPSLWADVVDIALHLFARGTALASTRGLVLVDTKYEFGVLDGRPVLIDEVHTPDSSRFWDGRVDPAPDANMDKEIVRRWYAAQGYRGEGDPPPMSPELVARVADAYGEVAERLCGRPPVVADEDGEEDAVREVVRELTGGQT; from the coding sequence GTGCTCGCTGAGATCGACGCCACCGGGCTTCCGCTCGTGCGGCGCGGGAAGGTCCGCGACGTGTTCGCCGCCGGCGATGACCGACTCGTCCTCGTGGCGACGGACCGTCTCAGCGCCTTCGACACGGTGCTCGGATGCGTTCCCGGCAAGGGACGGGTCCTCACAGCCGTGAGCGCCTGGTGGTTCGAGCAGTTGCGTCCCGTGGTGGCCCACCATCTCATCGACGTCCCCCACCCGGCCGTCTCGGTCGTGCACCGGTGCGAGACGCTCCCCGTCGAAGTGGTCGTCCGCGGGTACCTGACCGGCGTGACGTCGACGTCGATGTGGACGCGCTACGAAAAGGGCCAGCGGGTCATCGACGGGATCAGGCTCCCCGACGGTCTCGAGCGCAACTCCAGGCTTCCCCGTCCGTTCGTGACGCCGACCACCAAGGCACCCGACGGCGCCCACGACGAGCCGCTGTCGGTGGCGGAGGTAGCGGAGCGCGGCCTCGTCGCCCCGTCGCTGTGGGCCGATGTCGTCGACATCGCCCTGCACCTGTTCGCGCGGGGCACCGCCCTTGCGTCCACCCGTGGTCTCGTCCTCGTCGACACCAAGTACGAGTTCGGGGTCCTCGATGGTCGTCCCGTTCTGATCGACGAGGTCCACACCCCCGATTCGAGTCGATTCTGGGACGGGCGAGTCGATCCGGCACCGGACGCCAACATGGACAAGGAGATCGTCCGGCGCTGGTACGCCGCGCAGGGCTACCGCGGTGAGGGGGACCCCCCGCCGATGTCGCCCGAACTCGTCGCCCGCGTGGCTGACGCCTACGGCGAGGTCGCCGAGCGCCTGTGCGGGCGCCCCCCCGTCGTCGCCGACGAGGACGGCGAGGAGGACGCCGTGCGAGAGGTCGTGCGCGAACTGACCGGAGGTCAGACATGA